Proteins from a single region of Pseudomonas phenolilytica:
- a CDS encoding Re/Si-specific NAD(P)(+) transhydrogenase subunit alpha: MHIGVPLETHVGETRVAATPETVKKLIGQGHRVTLQSGAGLLSSVPDSAYEAAGATIGDAAAAFAAELVLKVNAPDEAELAQMQSGSVLLGMLNPFDNACIARMAARGITAFALEAAPRTSRAQSLDVLSSQANIAGYKAVLLGAHHYPRFMPMLMTAAGTVKAARVLILGAGVAGLQAIATAKRLGAVVEASDVRPAVKEQIESLGAKFVDVPLETDEERECAEGVGGYARPMPASWMARQAQAVHERALQSDIVITTALIPGRKAPTLLQEATVEQMKPGSVIVDLAAGHGGNCPLTEIDQVVVRHGVTIVGHANLATLVPADASALYARNLLDFLKLVIDKDGQFQLNLEDDIVAACLMCRDGQVVRTNG, translated from the coding sequence ATGCACATCGGTGTACCCCTCGAAACCCATGTCGGGGAAACGCGCGTCGCCGCGACCCCGGAAACCGTCAAGAAACTGATCGGCCAAGGGCACCGGGTAACGCTGCAAAGCGGCGCCGGGTTGCTTTCCAGCGTGCCGGACAGCGCCTACGAGGCCGCTGGCGCGACCATCGGCGATGCGGCCGCGGCCTTTGCCGCCGAGCTGGTGCTGAAGGTCAATGCGCCGGACGAGGCGGAACTGGCGCAGATGCAGTCCGGCAGCGTGCTGCTGGGCATGCTCAACCCGTTCGACAACGCCTGCATCGCGCGCATGGCCGCGCGCGGCATCACCGCGTTCGCGCTGGAAGCCGCGCCGCGCACCTCGCGCGCACAGAGCCTGGACGTGCTCTCCTCGCAGGCCAACATCGCCGGCTACAAGGCGGTGCTGCTCGGCGCCCATCACTACCCGCGCTTCATGCCGATGCTGATGACCGCCGCCGGTACGGTGAAGGCCGCGCGCGTGCTGATCCTCGGGGCCGGTGTCGCCGGGCTGCAGGCCATCGCCACGGCCAAGCGCCTGGGCGCGGTGGTCGAGGCTTCGGACGTGCGCCCGGCGGTGAAGGAGCAGATCGAATCGCTCGGCGCCAAGTTCGTCGACGTGCCGCTGGAGACCGACGAGGAGCGCGAATGCGCCGAAGGCGTCGGCGGCTATGCGCGGCCGATGCCGGCCTCGTGGATGGCGCGTCAGGCGCAGGCGGTGCACGAGCGTGCGCTGCAGTCGGACATCGTCATCACCACCGCGCTGATCCCGGGCCGCAAGGCGCCGACGCTGCTGCAGGAGGCCACCGTCGAGCAGATGAAGCCCGGCTCGGTGATCGTCGACCTGGCGGCCGGGCACGGCGGTAACTGCCCGCTGACCGAGATCGATCAGGTGGTGGTGCGCCACGGCGTGACCATCGTCGGCCACGCCAACCTGGCGACGCTGGTGCCGGCCGACGCCTCGGCGCTGTACGCCCGCAACCTGCTGGATTTCCTCAAGCTGGTCATCGACAAGGACGGCCAGTTCCAGCTCAACCTCGAAGACGACATCGTCGCCGCGTGCCTGATGTGCCGCGACGGCCAGGTCGTGCGGACCAACGGTTAA